In a single window of the Bacillus horti genome:
- a CDS encoding AAA family ATPase has product MKKEWFFGAVPVILLFLFYIEVNIGPILFVMLIAGLVFYLVRKQGAYPVAKPKQRKSHEVPTMEKKFTDIGGQERAKQELKEAIDFLKQDKEADHYGIRPLKGILLTGPPGTGKTLMAKAAANYAEAAFVAASGSEFVEMYVGVGASRIRNLFKEVKTLTAEKNLDRGVIFIDEIDAIGGKREGQQQKEYDQTLNQLLTEMDGMLTSDSPRILIIAATNRKDMLDQALLRPGRFDRHIQVDLPDKNGRKQILDIHFENKPLAEDVDLETVAIDSYGFSGAQLESVANEAAIYAFRVKNPTITSTHISTAIDKVMMGEQTDRESTEEEKKRVAFHELGHAIVSEVLRPNSVSQVVLIPRGGALGYVRQAPQKEMYLHTKSYIEEQIMICLAGAVTEEIYYGERSTGSKNDFEQALNLVHHMIDAGLTSLGIVSIQHLSKSKIQEEANKILNQLLMKTRKVLEEHDRVFQLGYDQLMQEERMSGARFQQLLEEYKTVHA; this is encoded by the coding sequence ATAAAAAAAGAATGGTTCTTCGGAGCAGTTCCCGTTATTCTGTTATTTCTGTTCTATATAGAGGTTAATATTGGTCCTATTTTATTTGTCATGCTTATTGCTGGATTGGTTTTTTATCTAGTGAGAAAGCAAGGGGCCTATCCTGTCGCAAAGCCAAAGCAACGAAAAAGCCATGAGGTTCCTACTATGGAAAAGAAGTTTACCGATATTGGTGGACAGGAGCGTGCTAAGCAGGAGCTTAAGGAGGCGATTGATTTTCTTAAGCAGGATAAAGAGGCTGATCATTATGGGATTCGCCCGTTAAAAGGTATTCTGCTAACGGGACCTCCTGGAACAGGGAAAACATTAATGGCCAAAGCGGCAGCAAATTATGCTGAAGCGGCTTTTGTCGCTGCTTCTGGAAGTGAATTTGTTGAAATGTATGTTGGAGTTGGAGCTAGCAGGATTCGAAATCTGTTTAAAGAGGTTAAGACCTTAACAGCGGAGAAAAACCTTGACCGAGGTGTTATCTTCATTGATGAGATTGACGCGATAGGAGGAAAGCGTGAGGGGCAGCAGCAGAAGGAGTATGATCAGACTTTAAATCAGCTTTTGACTGAAATGGATGGCATGTTAACCTCTGACTCACCTAGAATCCTTATTATAGCGGCCACCAATCGAAAGGATATGCTGGACCAAGCATTGCTTAGACCAGGAAGGTTTGATCGACATATCCAGGTTGACTTACCTGATAAAAATGGCCGGAAGCAAATTTTAGATATTCACTTTGAAAATAAACCGCTAGCAGAGGACGTGGATTTAGAAACGGTAGCTATAGACTCTTATGGGTTCTCAGGTGCTCAGTTGGAGAGTGTTGCTAATGAAGCTGCTATTTATGCCTTTAGAGTAAAGAATCCTACCATTACTAGCACGCATATTTCCACGGCGATTGATAAGGTCATGATGGGAGAGCAAACGGATCGGGAGTCAACAGAGGAGGAGAAGAAGCGAGTGGCCTTCCATGAGCTAGGACATGCGATCGTTTCTGAGGTGCTTCGTCCTAATTCTGTTTCCCAGGTTGTTCTGATCCCGCGTGGAGGAGCATTAGGGTATGTTCGACAGGCCCCGCAGAAGGAAATGTATCTGCATACAAAATCCTATATTGAGGAGCAAATCATGATTTGTTTAGCAGGTGCTGTGACGGAGGAGATTTATTATGGGGAGCGTAGCACAGGGTCAAAAAATGATTTTGAACAAGCCTTAAATCTAGTGCATCATATGATTGATGCTGGACTTACATCCCTAGGTATTGTTTCGATTCAGCATCTCTCTAAAAGCAAAATTCAAGAGGAAGCGAATAAGATTCTAAATCAGCTTCTCATGAAAACGAGGAAGGTGCTTGAAGAGCATGATCGAGTTTTTCAATTAGGCTATGATCAGCTTATGCAGGAGGAAAGAATGAGTGGAGCACGTTTTCAACAGCTCCTTGAAGAATATAAGACTGTCCACGCTTAA
- the asnS gene encoding asparagine--tRNA ligase, producing MLEGISLKITISQVGQHVEETVTIGAWLYIKRSSGKIQFLQLRDGTGFIQGVMVKKEIDEESWEAAKQITQESSLYVTGIVRQDDRAPSGYELTITKLEVIQVAQDYPISPKEHGTEFLMDHRHLWIRSKRQHAILKIRSEIINAVYRFFDQNGFLKIDPPILTPTSAEGTTNLFHTKYFDEDAFLSQSGQLYMEAAAMALGKVYSFGPTFRAEKSKTRRHLIEFWMIEPEMAFMDHEESLVVQENFVTYIAQQVIENCPLELEVLERDVEKLKNIQAPFPRITYDEAIKLLQEKGHEIKWGDDFGAPDETAIADHFSKPVFITHYPKDIKAFYMKPDPNREDVVLCADLIAPEGYGEIIGGSQRIDDPELMAERFSEHQLSPETYKWYLDLRKYGTVPHSGFGLGLERTVAWITGTDHVRETIPFPRLLNRLYP from the coding sequence ATGTTGGAGGGAATATCGTTGAAAATTACAATATCTCAAGTAGGACAGCATGTTGAAGAGACTGTAACCATCGGAGCGTGGTTATATATTAAAAGATCGAGCGGAAAAATCCAGTTTTTACAGCTCCGTGATGGGACAGGCTTTATTCAAGGGGTTATGGTCAAGAAAGAAATAGATGAGGAATCTTGGGAAGCGGCAAAGCAGATCACTCAAGAAAGCTCCCTATACGTAACGGGAATCGTTCGCCAAGACGATAGAGCTCCGAGTGGATACGAATTAACGATTACAAAGCTTGAGGTTATTCAAGTAGCACAGGACTACCCCATTTCTCCGAAGGAGCATGGAACAGAGTTTCTTATGGATCATCGTCATCTATGGATTCGTTCTAAGAGACAGCATGCGATTCTAAAAATTCGATCTGAGATTATCAATGCGGTCTATCGCTTTTTTGATCAGAACGGCTTCCTTAAAATAGACCCACCTATTCTGACACCTACGTCTGCAGAAGGGACAACGAATCTTTTTCACACGAAGTATTTTGATGAGGATGCGTTTCTTTCCCAAAGTGGTCAGCTATATATGGAGGCTGCTGCTATGGCGCTTGGAAAGGTGTATTCATTTGGACCTACGTTCAGAGCAGAAAAGTCTAAGACTCGTCGTCATCTGATTGAGTTTTGGATGATTGAGCCGGAGATGGCCTTTATGGATCATGAGGAAAGCTTAGTGGTACAGGAGAATTTCGTTACCTATATTGCTCAGCAGGTTATAGAGAACTGCCCTCTTGAGCTTGAGGTGCTGGAAAGAGATGTAGAGAAGCTGAAGAATATACAAGCACCATTTCCTAGGATTACGTATGATGAAGCCATTAAGCTATTACAGGAAAAGGGACATGAGATTAAGTGGGGAGATGATTTTGGAGCTCCTGATGAAACGGCAATTGCTGATCACTTCAGTAAGCCTGTATTTATTACGCACTATCCTAAGGACATTAAAGCGTTCTACATGAAGCCTGATCCTAATCGTGAGGATGTTGTGCTCTGTGCAGATTTAATCGCCCCTGAGGGCTATGGAGAGATTATAGGGGGAAGCCAAAGGATTGATGATCCAGAGCTTATGGCTGAAAGGTTTAGTGAGCATCAGCTATCTCCTGAAACGTATAAGTGGTATTTAGATTTAAGAAAATACGGTACGGTTCCTCATTCAGGCTTCGGTTTGGGCTTAGAGCGTACTGTTGCGTGGATCACAGGTACAGATCATGTGCGTGAAACGATTCCTTTCCCACGTTTATTAAATCGTCTATACCCATAA
- a CDS encoding DnaD domain-containing protein, which translates to MISIQQWQKWMNKGSASIPSVLLQNYKKLSISDHELLLIIHLQAFADEGTKLPSMELLLERMTSTEEELSQMLNRMHKNGVLDIAASLDDEGKHTERYCLNPLWEKLYLLLANENREQVAAASASAWPDSEADASTQLQKEKLEGEIFLRCEQEFGRPLSPIECETIGFWLDEDGYEPQMIFLALKEAVVSGKLSLRYIDRILFEWQKSGVRTLEQVREHSKKFRQQQISKSKGKTEKQEVEFTFYNWLK; encoded by the coding sequence GTGATCTCGATTCAACAGTGGCAAAAATGGATGAACAAAGGGAGTGCCTCCATTCCGTCTGTCCTTTTACAGAATTACAAAAAGCTATCCATATCTGATCACGAGCTACTACTGATTATTCATTTGCAGGCTTTTGCTGATGAAGGGACGAAGCTCCCAAGCATGGAACTGCTTTTAGAACGAATGACCAGTACGGAGGAAGAGCTGAGTCAGATGCTGAACAGAATGCACAAAAATGGTGTATTGGACATTGCAGCAAGCCTTGATGATGAAGGAAAACATACGGAGAGGTATTGCTTGAATCCTTTATGGGAGAAGCTCTATCTTCTGCTCGCCAATGAAAACAGAGAGCAGGTTGCTGCTGCCTCAGCTTCTGCTTGGCCAGATTCGGAGGCAGACGCCTCTACTCAGCTACAGAAGGAGAAGCTTGAGGGAGAAATCTTTTTACGCTGTGAGCAGGAGTTTGGGCGACCTCTTTCTCCTATCGAGTGTGAAACGATTGGCTTTTGGCTAGATGAAGACGGCTATGAGCCGCAGATGATTTTTCTAGCCCTAAAAGAGGCTGTTGTATCTGGAAAGCTGTCCCTGCGTTATATTGACCGGATTTTATTTGAATGGCAAAAGAGTGGAGTGCGGACTCTAGAGCAGGTCAGAGAACACAGCAAAAAGTTTAGACAGCAGCAGATCAGTAAATCAAAAGGGAAAACGGAAAAGCAAGAGGTAGAGTTTACTTTTTATAACTGGTTAAAATAA
- the nth gene encoding endonuclease III, with protein sequence MNKKNMQTVLDTLKEMFPDAYCELDHANAFELTIAVLLSAQCTDKKVNEVTADLFQKYKTPDDYIAVPLEELEQDIKRIGLYRNKAKNIKALSQLLIEQYNGEIPPVHEELVKLPGVGRKTANVVMSNAFDYPAIAVDTHVERVSKRLGICKWKDSVLQVEQTLMKKVPKEEWTMTHHRLIFFGRYHCKAQNPQCEICPLLELCREGKKRMKVKVS encoded by the coding sequence ATGAATAAAAAAAACATGCAGACCGTATTGGATACGCTAAAGGAAATGTTTCCTGACGCCTATTGTGAATTAGATCATGCTAATGCCTTTGAGCTGACGATTGCTGTACTACTATCTGCCCAATGTACAGATAAAAAGGTCAATGAGGTAACGGCTGACTTGTTTCAGAAATACAAAACTCCAGATGATTATATTGCCGTTCCTTTAGAGGAGCTGGAGCAGGATATTAAGCGTATTGGTCTTTATCGAAATAAAGCAAAAAACATTAAAGCCCTGAGTCAGTTACTCATTGAACAGTATAATGGTGAGATTCCACCAGTCCATGAAGAGCTTGTGAAGCTTCCAGGAGTAGGTAGAAAGACGGCTAATGTGGTTATGTCTAACGCGTTTGACTACCCAGCTATTGCTGTAGATACACATGTGGAGCGAGTTTCTAAGCGTCTAGGCATATGCAAATGGAAGGATTCTGTATTGCAGGTTGAGCAAACTCTAATGAAAAAAGTTCCTAAAGAAGAGTGGACGATGACCCATCATCGCTTGATTTTCTTTGGGCGCTATCATTGTAAGGCTCAAAACCCGCAGTGCGAAATTTGTCCTCTGTTAGAGCTGTGCCGTGAGGGAAAAAAGAGAATGAAGGTTAAGGTTTCATAG
- a CDS encoding nucleotidyltransferase domain-containing protein: MKQENFDVQTESQLKALSEISTISETLKVELWLRGGWAIDFLLGKVTRLHDDIDIVTWIQNREQLEQALIKKGYKQVSVSEEFRNRQSDFQKGNIEITISYITYTETGDLIMNELPEWNWRVDSLSSRPYMLHGISLNTLHPKQLLEEKEVYEEIGRNPRLKDEESKKLLYQIISSLSRH; the protein is encoded by the coding sequence ATGAAGCAGGAAAACTTCGATGTACAAACTGAGTCACAATTAAAAGCTTTGAGTGAGATCAGTACAATCTCTGAGACACTTAAAGTAGAGTTGTGGTTACGTGGGGGATGGGCTATTGACTTTTTGCTTGGGAAAGTGACTCGCCTTCATGATGATATTGATATTGTAACGTGGATACAAAATAGAGAACAATTAGAACAAGCACTTATTAAAAAAGGATATAAACAGGTTTCTGTCAGTGAGGAGTTTCGTAATAGGCAGTCTGATTTCCAGAAAGGTAATATAGAAATCACAATTAGTTATATCACTTATACTGAAACTGGAGACCTTATTATGAACGAACTACCAGAATGGAATTGGAGGGTAGACTCTTTGTCATCTCGACCCTATATGTTACATGGAATATCGCTGAACACATTACATCCAAAACAGCTTTTGGAAGAAAAAGAAGTCTATGAAGAGATTGGGCGCAATCCTCGACTAAAGGACGAAGAAAGTAAAAAGCTCCTGTATCAAATAATATCAAGTTTAAGTAGGCATTAA
- a CDS encoding EcsC family protein — translation MNSYEKICVMRIRKFEKEVYKTSDFMGWTKGVQQKFDGLIPRKVHQSLASALEKGIKSFIEGINLLPKQQMVQVEVENPDDLEGLSKAADKIILYYKRIASAEGAGTGFGGLVSAAIDFPALISIKLKMLQELWVLFGYRLENFEDRLFLLKVFELQFSGEESKQRVWKEVKTWEQNGENEDKTWDDYDWETFYMEYKQSIELRKLFQLIPGFGAIVGAWANYSFLEDLGSTAVTCLQLRYLQSRYDEPITRR, via the coding sequence TTGAATAGCTACGAGAAGATATGTGTGATGAGAATACGCAAGTTTGAAAAAGAAGTCTATAAAACCTCTGATTTTATGGGCTGGACGAAGGGAGTTCAACAAAAGTTTGACGGATTGATTCCTAGAAAGGTGCACCAATCCTTAGCCAGTGCCTTAGAAAAAGGGATTAAGTCCTTTATTGAGGGGATCAACCTTCTTCCGAAGCAGCAGATGGTTCAGGTGGAGGTTGAAAATCCCGATGATTTAGAAGGGTTAAGTAAGGCTGCTGATAAAATTATTCTATATTACAAGCGAATTGCCTCTGCAGAAGGTGCTGGTACAGGCTTTGGTGGCTTAGTATCAGCTGCTATTGATTTTCCTGCGTTAATTTCTATTAAACTTAAAATGCTTCAAGAGCTGTGGGTGTTGTTCGGCTATAGACTTGAGAATTTTGAGGATCGCTTATTTCTGCTTAAAGTATTTGAACTTCAATTCTCAGGGGAAGAAAGTAAGCAGCGGGTTTGGAAGGAAGTGAAGACGTGGGAGCAGAACGGTGAGAACGAGGATAAGACGTGGGATGATTATGATTGGGAAACGTTTTATATGGAGTATAAGCAGAGCATTGAGCTAAGGAAGCTATTTCAGCTTATTCCCGGCTTTGGTGCGATCGTTGGAGCATGGGCTAATTATTCGTTCCTTGAGGATTTAGGTAGTACAGCGGTTACATGTCTTCAGCTACGTTACTTACAATCACGCTATGATGAGCCGATTACACGTCGTTAA
- a CDS encoding MarR family winged helix-turn-helix transcriptional regulator, whose translation MDKSKVPFPTEPPTPEFLLEILFKTTHSIHSQFEAHLSAQDVPTYLTGPRMRFLKCIAEAGKIRMSDLATKLGIKKRTVTQFVDALEKENVIVRIPDPNDRRATLIQITDTAEPLIKRTGNAMIEAATEVLASFPSESRSQLLYLLYQLADVKESNDDMN comes from the coding sequence ATGGATAAATCAAAAGTTCCTTTTCCAACAGAACCACCAACACCAGAGTTTCTGTTAGAAATATTGTTCAAAACTACTCACTCTATTCATTCTCAGTTTGAGGCTCATTTGTCTGCACAGGATGTGCCTACCTATTTGACTGGGCCAAGGATGCGATTTTTGAAATGTATTGCAGAAGCAGGAAAGATCAGAATGAGCGACTTGGCGACAAAATTAGGAATCAAAAAGCGTACCGTAACTCAATTTGTTGACGCCTTAGAAAAAGAAAATGTTATCGTACGTATACCTGATCCTAATGACCGTCGTGCCACATTGATACAGATTACAGATACTGCTGAACCTCTTATAAAAAGAACCGGGAATGCAATGATCGAAGCAGCTACAGAGGTATTGGCTTCCTTTCCTTCAGAAAGTCGTAGCCAATTGCTTTATCTTTTGTATCAACTTGCGGATGTTAAGGAATCGAACGATGATATGAACTGA
- a CDS encoding FAD-dependent oxidoreductase: MSKKQSPVFIVGGGLVGLSAALCLANQNIPYLLIERHACTSIHPRANGMNVRTMEIFRELGIEKEIRTAGEVLEKSNGAIEVKVLAETDLKGLKRIAPNGHKLEALIGEQVKSISPITACACSQDQSEPVLLEKAQQLGGDIRFYTELISFEQTKTGIQAMIRDRKTGQVETIYAKYMIAADGAKSQVRQALGIEFTEGGSFGHHINIYFQADLRKMVEGHEFIVCNITNPESPGSLLSVNNKDRWCFHVAYHPEKGESTDDFSQDRCIDLIRKAIGLPNLDVTILSILPWEAASRIADHYQVGRVFLAGDAAHVMPPKGAYGANTGIQDAHNLVWKLAAVLRDEANTDLLTTYEQERKPVAQFATNQSVLNLADGEGRVHPLIPAIGYLYQSDAIVSEEDIEIRLDELRLDGVPGKRAPHVWCSYRGKRISTIDLLGKTFVLFTGDKGKEWLDAASNVSLCLEITIQAYQISAYGDLVDIDNNWSEAYGIRSEGAVLIRPDGFVAWRTNGQMAYKAEILAEVFQQILFHRKANNS, translated from the coding sequence ATGTCTAAAAAACAATCCCCCGTTTTCATTGTAGGTGGTGGTTTGGTAGGCTTATCTGCAGCACTTTGTCTAGCAAACCAAAATATTCCTTATTTGCTTATAGAACGACATGCTTGTACCTCTATTCATCCGCGTGCAAATGGTATGAACGTTCGTACCATGGAAATTTTCCGAGAGCTCGGAATTGAAAAAGAGATTCGAACTGCTGGAGAGGTACTAGAAAAAAGCAATGGTGCTATTGAAGTGAAGGTACTAGCGGAGACAGATTTAAAAGGACTCAAACGAATAGCTCCTAATGGTCATAAATTAGAAGCATTAATCGGAGAACAAGTAAAAAGCATCAGTCCTATTACAGCTTGTGCATGTTCTCAAGATCAATCAGAACCTGTTTTGCTTGAGAAAGCACAACAACTAGGTGGAGACATCCGATTTTATACAGAGCTTATTTCTTTTGAACAAACAAAAACTGGTATTCAAGCGATGATAAGAGATCGGAAAACGGGACAAGTAGAAACCATTTATGCCAAATACATGATTGCCGCTGATGGAGCCAAAAGTCAAGTGCGTCAAGCTTTAGGTATTGAGTTTACAGAGGGAGGCTCTTTTGGGCATCATATCAACATTTATTTTCAAGCAGATCTGCGGAAAATGGTAGAAGGTCATGAATTTATTGTATGTAACATTACGAATCCTGAATCACCAGGTTCGTTACTATCTGTTAATAACAAAGATCGATGGTGTTTTCATGTTGCTTACCATCCTGAAAAAGGAGAATCAACAGATGATTTTTCACAGGATCGTTGCATTGACCTCATACGTAAGGCAATCGGTTTACCAAATTTAGACGTTACAATACTAAGCATTCTTCCATGGGAAGCTGCCTCACGAATTGCTGATCATTATCAAGTTGGACGTGTTTTCTTAGCAGGAGACGCAGCTCATGTCATGCCACCAAAGGGAGCATATGGGGCAAATACAGGAATACAAGATGCTCATAACTTAGTTTGGAAATTAGCTGCTGTTTTACGCGATGAAGCAAATACTGATTTGTTGACCACTTATGAACAGGAACGCAAACCAGTAGCTCAATTTGCTACGAATCAATCTGTTCTGAATCTTGCAGATGGAGAGGGTCGTGTGCATCCCCTTATCCCTGCTATCGGTTATTTATACCAATCAGATGCCATTGTCTCAGAGGAAGATATAGAGATTCGATTAGATGAACTGCGATTAGATGGTGTACCTGGTAAAAGAGCTCCACATGTTTGGTGCAGCTATCGAGGGAAACGTATCTCAACAATTGATTTATTAGGAAAAACCTTCGTTTTGTTTACAGGAGATAAAGGGAAAGAATGGCTAGATGCAGCATCAAATGTTTCCTTATGTTTAGAAATTACAATACAAGCATACCAAATAAGTGCTTATGGAGATTTAGTGGATATAGACAATAATTGGAGTGAAGCATACGGGATACGTAGTGAAGGTGCTGTGCTAATAAGACCCGATGGTTTTGTCGCATGGCGTACAAACGGAC